From Prevotella melaninogenica, the proteins below share one genomic window:
- the rbr gene encoding rubrerythrin — translation MKKKFICTVCGYIHEGTEAPAECPVCHAKAAKFKEFNPEALKGTKTEQNLKNAFAGESQAHTKYLYYASKAKKDGYEQIAGFFEETARNEKEHAKIWFKFLHEGDIPTTTVNLADAAAGENYEWTDMYEQMAKDAMEEGFPELAVKFRSVGKVEKHHEERYRKLLKNIEDSVVFSREGDCIWQCRNCGHIVIGKKAPAVCPVCNHPQSFFQVEESNY, via the coding sequence ATGAAAAAGAAATTTATTTGCACCGTTTGTGGTTACATCCACGAGGGAACAGAGGCTCCAGCAGAGTGCCCAGTATGTCACGCTAAGGCTGCGAAGTTCAAGGAGTTCAACCCAGAGGCTTTGAAGGGTACTAAGACTGAGCAGAACCTTAAGAACGCTTTCGCAGGTGAGAGCCAGGCACACACTAAGTATCTCTACTATGCTTCAAAGGCTAAGAAGGACGGCTATGAGCAGATTGCAGGTTTCTTCGAGGAGACAGCACGCAACGAGAAGGAGCATGCTAAGATTTGGTTCAAGTTCCTCCACGAGGGTGATATCCCTACAACAACCGTAAATCTCGCTGACGCAGCAGCTGGTGAGAACTACGAGTGGACTGATATGTACGAGCAGATGGCAAAGGATGCTATGGAAGAAGGCTTCCCAGAGTTGGCTGTTAAGTTCCGCAGCGTTGGTAAGGTTGAGAAGCACCACGAGGAGCGTTACCGCAAGCTCTTGAAGAACATCGAGGACAGCGTAGTATTCTCTCGTGAGGGCGACTGCATCTGGCAGTGCCGCAACTGTGGTCACATCGTTATCGGCAAGAAGGCTCCAGCTGTTTGCCCTGTATGTAACCACCCACAGAGCTTCTTCCAGGTTGAGGAGTCAAACTACTAA